The stretch of DNA tgagacgcgttcttctccgtcggcgccctgtttctcgcctcgactgtctcctcggtcgCCAGCGACCTCGCCCCAgggtcgccgccttcgcgcgctTCGCTCGCTCTTTTGCATTCTCCTCGCCGAGCAGAAAACGCACCACGTCGCCCGCGCCTGCCCCGCGAGCCtcggcttctgcctcctctggcCGGGGCATCCGAAGAAGGCCCAGAACGTTTCGGATCGTCCTCAGGTACAGCAAGAGTcgacacagaagacgaagaagacggagaagacggagaaggcggagacgatggaagagagggagatgagTTTGTTGCGTCTGTTTCCTGTGAACTGTCGACTTCTTGcggggaaacgagggagagaggagcgctGTACTTTCGATAGAGCAGAGCGCACCGGCTCATGTGGAAGTATGGATCCACAAGGCACACAGTTGCCTGCAGAGGTTCGACGAGAACGCAGGTCTGCCTCACCCTTTTCACTCCTCGTTCGTCTTTCAACGAAGCGACAGAGGGCCCAGGGAGGCCGCGCTGCGACGGCGGCAGAGGCTCGTCGACAGCCAGGAGCCTTTCCACTGCCAGTCGTTGCGCAGGAGCAGAAAAATGAGAGGAAGCCGGACCAGGGGCCGGGGGTCCGAGACGTCGCCCGTCCCCGTTCGTGTCTCTTTGGAGAGACCACGCGTCTGCCTTCTGCGGGCTACTCGCTCCGTCTGAGGACGCGGGGGACGCAGGAATAGCGAACGCGTGGGGCAGAAATTCCGATCCGAAAGACGAGctcgaagaaagaaaagacccacgagacgaaggaggccgagaagaagaggatcgCAAGCACGAACGAGATGTGCACGCGTCGAGAAGCGAACGTCTCCACGGGCTGCTGtaaaggcggagaagaagttCTGCAAACAGGTGGTCTTCctgtcgcgcgtcttccAAGTTCTCGGAAGCAAGCTCTGGAAGCGGTGAAGCCGACGGCCATTCactttgtctctccgtcaCTGGCTGCTCGGCAGTTGCCGGGCTAAAAAGaacagaagcagaagaacacgaaggcgaaaaagaggaagagacagccgcagACGTAGGTGGAGAGGGACGGCTCGCGGGCGATACATGACAGAGACGATGGAGCAGCCATAGAGCGTCCCGCCTTCCTGGAGTCTTCTCTTGTAGTTCCTCCCGTTcatctttttcttctttcctctctggctGGGTGTCGCCTTCCGTCATGTTCACCTCACCAGCGCGTTGCAGgtgttcttcgctttccttccccctGTTTTCCTCCCCTTCGCCCCTTTCATCCTCTCCGTTGTTACGACACtgagacgcggagacgccagggGACCTTTGGTGCGTCCCAGGATGTCCCCCCTCGTCCGCTCCTGGTTGGCAAAACGGGCACAGCCCCCGCGGGATggctgcctcgctcgctcgccGAAGCCGTCGCCcactgttttcctctctctcgtctccgcttccgGCGCCCGAGGCCGAGCGGCGGTCGATGGCCGATTCCGCTGCGCCCTCAGGTCTTTCTGCGTCCGCGCGCGCAGCCGATTCGccccgagaaagaagaagacggagacgcctcaAGGCCCCTTCGAGGCGCTGCCGGACTGCACACGCCCGCGGCGAGGCaaggagagcgcgaaggcggGTGTCCAGCAGCCGaccctcttcctcgtcggagTCTCCCAGTCGCTCGGCCTCTGTTTGGGCGTCTCTGACTTCTTGCTCGTCCTTCACTCGGAGTGCGTTCCTCATTCCTCCGGGAATgctctcttcgtccactctctgtcgcctttccccttctcggtctcctcgcggcggcagcccctctccccctgtctcgccgtcggcttCTGCTATTCcctttgctctcttttcttccttcacGTTCCGTGCTTCTTCGTCAGAGTCCCTCACCACCCCGCAaccctcgccctcgccgccgcgctctccACACTTCTCTGGCCCCCCACAgccagaggacgaaggcgccaagccctctccctcggcgtcgccggACATGCAGCCTTCCGACTGCGCGCCTGCTTgtctgtcgcttcccgcctcgccgtccttctctcctctcccttcgccccgctcgcctgtctccagaGCCTGCTGACTTGTGCCTGCCCCGCCGCAAGACGCTTCGCTCCCCCTTTGCGTGCACGCAGACGCCTGCGACCTCGACGCAGCGTTCGCGCGCAACAACGccgaagcaggcgaggagTCACACGCCGCtggagcagaaggaagccgagaggggaacggcgaggcgcgctcGGGAGGTGCGGCGGGAACCTCTCGAGTCTCTTGGAAAGGCACAAAAATGTGGAACGCCCCGACATCTGTGAGAAGGACTTCTGTTAGCATCTCGGCAGTTTGTGCCGTGATGTCAGGAGGCACccgcagaaagaaaaacttGTTTCCTCGATCGCATCTCCTCAGTTGCTCAATCGTGTACCAGTCTTCAGGCGTCACgacgctctcctctccctcttcctctccctcgccttcctctacctctctctctgtcgcttcctcgccacagtctcgtcgcgcgttctctgcaCTCGCAAgggcaaaggagagagacgcctcgtCTTGCCGCGCGACAAGAGCTGCTCGCCACGGGAAGAGTTGGCGCGCAGCACTGGGAGCTGAGCTGCAAACGGGACACGTTTCCCCGCAACACAAGCAGTCgactcgctcttcctcgccttcgcttccgttcTGCGCTGCATTGCCGCCTTTCCTGCCTTTGCGCTCTCTCGGCCCCTCGCCCTCGAGCAACACGCGCAGTCGGTGCGgcgcagcgacgaggcgaaTGACGTCTcggagcgaaggcggccGCAGGTgcgcagaagcgagcgaccgggcgcctccgcgttcttcctctgtttgcTGCGATGCCACACGcgacgcgctctctccttgcgGAGAACAAAcatcttctcgcgcttcgtcgccccgcctctcttctcctgcctcttgcCCCCggttctcctttttcgccggGTTCTCCTCTTGCTCCGgattctcctctttcctcaggttctcctctttcctcgggTTCTCCTGACGTGGcgcttgcgtctctcctgtgccGCCAGGGTGAAGGGGAGCCTCGCTTGTCTCCAACAAAGCCCCGCTGGaggcgctgtctccaggACGTCGAGTTTCTGAATCGGTGGTGGCGGTGCTCACCGCtgaggaagcgacgcgagCCTCTCCTGGACCTGCGCGTGGTGTCTCCACACACCAAGGCGAGGTAccaggagacgacggagcgGCATTCAACGAGGCCGAGGCATGTGCGTCGCTTTGCATGGTGGGGCTGTCATCCCAGCAAAGGTTTGCAGCTGAAATGGGTTCCGAAGGTTTGGCTCTGTGCGCCCACCGTTTCTGTGACGCGCCCTTGGGCTTCTTCGCAGACCCAGGAcggtcctctctctcagaTGCAGGGCGCTTCGCGGACCTCGCTCCACTCCAGgacactttctctctctcctccgcaaTGCACGATGTCGACGATGGCGATGGCAAGGAAGGGCCGGAGAGTTGAGGGGCAGCGGACGCGGTCGCGGCTCCAGGAATGCTGAGTTCGTGAGGCGAGTGTTCGCTTTTTGCTGCGCGTTGGTCGGCATTCTCTGGCGGAGCGGTTAAGGAGGGTTCGGCGCTTGCTGCGTCGGTTTCCCGATTCGCAGTTCTCACTTTTCGTCGTCCCTGAGGAAAGCTAGACCTTCCTGCTCTCCGTTCGCCCACGcggcccctctctcttttccttcccacACGGGCGTTTGACTCGAGTGTGGgccgcgcaggcgcagccgcgcgactctcctctctccattcgcgctcggcctctctcgctccctgcGCCTGCATGCCGTCTGCCTCTACGTGGCGCTTCCCACAACCCGAATGAGGTCCAGCAGCGCGCTGCGAAGCTCCAGATGCAGCCaacgagaggagcgaagccGGCGAAAAAGGTTgggggggagaggacggaaaggatGACGGAGGCAGACCCGGAGACCTCGGATAAAcagaaggagggagagcagAAGCAAACGCGGGAATTGAAGAGGGGGGCGGGAACGCAGTCGGCCCGACGGCTGTCCTTTGACtgaggagctggagagaccGAGGCCGAGGCAAAAGTCGAGAATTTTGTGCTTGCAGGCGCGCAGGGTCctcggctctgtctccatGCCCCGGTAGGCGAGCaccagagaaagacgggagcgaaccggaagaagagaggggaggcgatGGACAGGAGGCCGGAGGCAGCCGTTGCTGATCTCGCGCGGCCGAAGCCAAGGCATGCAGCCGACGGcacgcaggcgacggaggcgacggcgaagaggaagacgagtagcccgaagagggagaagagggagaagaggaagacgagaaagacgaggaagaagacgaaggtgaagagcatgaagaagacgaaggaaatgACGAACGGGAACGGGGCGACGAGTCGGAGGTTTGAACCGCCATCTTGGAAGAGGGGTCGTTCAGTCAGCGCGTGTTTAAAATCCTAAACAAATCGGGCCAAACGCAACCGCGAAGAATGCTGGAAcagccgcatgcaggcgctcggaccaggtgtacatacacccggtTCACGTCCGCGCCTTGGCGCGTCAAGCACACATTCTgctggtgtctctgctgtcccctCGCGCCTTGACTTCACCTTGTCCACGTCcgcccgctctctcctcgaacGACGAGCCGCCGCGTCAGTCGCGGGCGAGAAAGCC from Neospora caninum Liverpool complete genome, chromosome XI encodes:
- a CDS encoding putative SET domain-containing protein, which produces MAVQTSDSSPRSRSSFPSSSSCSSPSSSSSSFSSSSSPSSPSSGYSSSSSPSPPSPACRRLHALASAARDQQRLPPASCPSPPLSSSGSLPSFSGARLPGHGDRAEDPARLQAQNSRLLPRPRSLQLLSQRTAVGPTAFPPPSSIPAFASALPPSVYPRSPGLPPSSFPSSPPQPFSPASLLSLAASGASQRAAGPHSGCGKRHVEADGMQAQGAREAEREWREESRAAAPARPTLESNARVGRKRERGRVGERRAGRSSFPQGRRKVRTANRETDAASAEPSLTAPPENADQRAAKSEHSPHELSIPGAATASAAPQLSGPSLPSPSSTSCIAEEREKVSWSGARSAKRPASEREDRPGSAKKPKGASQKRWAHRAKPSEPISAANLCWDDSPTMQSDAHASASLNAAPSSPGTSPWCVETPRAGPGEARVASSAVSTATTDSETRRPGDSASSGALLETSEAPLHPGGTGETQAPRQENPRKEENLRKEENPEQEENPAKKENRGQEAGEERRGDEAREDVCSPQGESASRVASQQTEEERGGARSLASAHLRPPSLRDVIRLVAAPHRLRVLLEGEGPRERKGRKGGNAAQNGSEGEEERVDCLCCGETCPVCSSAPSAARQLFPWRAALVARQDEASLSFALASAENARRDCGEEATEREVEEGEGEEEGEESVVTPEDWYTIEQLRRCDRGNKFFFLRVPPDITAQTAEMLTEVLLTDVGAFHIFVPFQETREVPAAPPERASPFPSRLPSAPAACDSSPASALLRANAASRSQASACTQRGSEASCGGAGTSQQALETGERGEGRGEKDGEAGSDRQAGAQSEGCMSGDAEGEGLAPSSSGCGGPEKCGERGGEGEGCGVVRDSDEEARNVKEEKRAKGIAEADGETGGEGLPPRGDREGERRQRVDEESIPGGMRNALRVKDEQEVRDAQTEAERLGDSDEEEGRLLDTRLRALLASPRACAVRQRLEGALRRLRLLLSRGESAARADAERPEGAAESAIDRRSASGAGSGDEREENSGRRLRRASEAAIPRGLCPFCQPGADEGGHPGTHQRSPGVSASQCRNNGEDERGEGEENRGKESEEHLQRAGEVNMTEGDTQPERKEEKDEREELQEKTPGRRDALWLLHRLCHVSPASRPSPPTSAAVSSSFSPSCSSASVLFSPATAEQPVTERQSEWPSASPLPELASENLEDARQEDHLFAELLLRLYSSPWRRSLLDACTSRSCLRSSSSRPPSSRGSFLSSSSSFGSEFLPHAFAIPASPASSDGASSPQKADAWSLQRDTNGDGRRLGPPAPGPASSHFSAPAQRLAVERLLAVDEPLPPSQRGLPGPSVASLKDERGVKRVRQTCVLVEPLQATVCLVDPYFHMSRCALLYRKYSAPLSLVSPQEVDSSQETDATNSSPSLPSSPPSPSSPSSSSSVSTLAVPEDDPKRSGPSSDAPARGGRSRGSRGRRGRRGAFSARRGECKRASEAREGGDPGARSLATEETVEARNRAPTEKNASHERGREKEGGRDRTGVALGGEDVKTRKVEEEAGLRCAPLLAPPRKLFRGFLVNHDGTLPQNLASQLLRNREASRDEQRRQQAFLEAEVVEWPSVPAPRRFPDRRRRRYELAITAKRVKLQKSRIHGYGVYAVDWIKAGETIMEYVGQTYAYKQRKGGPDGEEPSLAEIREARYDWQHGNCYIFSLEVDKGPTEGNPNFSKTKFVDATDSGNLARYINHSCEPNCESVRMPHNAVAIVALRDLLPGEELFYDYHFSDKSKEACLCGARTCTGNM